A region of Massilia sp. WG5 DNA encodes the following proteins:
- a CDS encoding head GIN domain-containing protein — translation MRPSTLALAAILTIAASAARADSEVRTTPAFTSISAQGPFSLTVDAGKAQSLTVRGDARFLKELTSEVVNGELRLHMRNKSYSTKSGDQRIVITVPALRALDVEGAGEIKLNGIRGERLDVNYRGAGSMTINGEVRTFKMQAEGVGEVDAKDFIANDADIRFRGVGDVKVYASNRLDAVVQGMGDLTYYGKPRTVNKSASGIGSVKAGDR, via the coding sequence ATGCGTCCCTCCACCCTTGCCCTTGCCGCCATCCTCACCATCGCCGCTTCCGCCGCCCGGGCGGACAGCGAGGTCCGCACCACCCCGGCGTTCACGTCGATCAGTGCGCAGGGCCCGTTCAGCCTCACCGTGGACGCCGGCAAGGCGCAGTCGCTGACGGTGCGCGGCGACGCCAGGTTTCTCAAGGAATTGACGAGTGAAGTCGTGAATGGCGAACTGCGCCTTCATATGCGCAACAAGAGCTACAGCACTAAGAGCGGCGACCAGCGCATCGTCATCACCGTGCCGGCGCTGCGTGCGCTGGACGTCGAAGGCGCGGGCGAGATCAAGCTCAACGGCATCCGCGGCGAGCGCCTCGACGTGAATTACCGGGGCGCCGGCAGCATGACCATCAATGGCGAAGTCAGGACCTTCAAGATGCAGGCGGAAGGTGTCGGCGAGGTCGATGCGAAAGACTTCATTGCGAACGACGCGGATATCCGCTTCCGCGGCGTCGGCGACGTCAAGGTCTACGCCAGCAACAGGCTCGACGCGGTGGTGCAGGGCATGGGCGACCTGACCTATTACGGCAAGCCGCGCACGGTCAACAAGTCGGCTTCGGGCATCGGCTCGGTCAAGGCGGGGGACCGATAA